In a genomic window of Venatoribacter cucullus:
- a CDS encoding MFS transporter: protein MPVLIRGLMLAQALALSAAPLMVFAGGIIGAQLHPDPRFATLPVAAMVSGTALAALPAARLAARLGRKTLFLLGMLLGAVSALGAALAFNAGQFWLFVASALLFGAVAAVVQQFRFAAMAAVPAAQAPVVASQLLLAGLVSAFLGPELTRLAQWFPQLGFTASFIGLSGLFVLAGLVLWLTMPATPAVDTQRLASGRSWPELLQQRGLLLAMAAGACGYGVMAYIMTATPLSMTQGMGFSLDEARWVIQSHIVAMFLPSLISGRLIRRFGGWWMIALGLVLMLVCVLVAWWDQTFVHYWAGLVLLGLAWNLLFVAGTAMLGQFHQPEEASRVQGVNDFLVFGAQAFAALASGAVVLLFGWHGLLLSALPLLLLLAVMLVRTPRSEVAAEVNA, encoded by the coding sequence GTGCCGGTTTTGATCCGTGGATTAATGCTGGCGCAGGCGCTGGCGCTGAGTGCGGCGCCGTTAATGGTGTTCGCCGGTGGCATCATCGGCGCGCAACTCCATCCCGATCCCCGTTTTGCCACTCTGCCGGTCGCCGCTATGGTGTCGGGTACCGCGCTGGCGGCGTTACCCGCTGCGCGTCTGGCGGCCCGGCTGGGCCGCAAAACCTTATTTTTACTGGGTATGTTGCTGGGCGCTGTCAGTGCGCTGGGTGCGGCGCTGGCTTTCAATGCCGGGCAGTTCTGGCTGTTTGTGGCCAGTGCGTTGCTGTTTGGGGCGGTGGCGGCGGTGGTGCAGCAGTTCCGCTTTGCCGCCATGGCGGCGGTGCCGGCGGCACAGGCACCGGTAGTCGCCTCGCAGTTATTGCTGGCGGGGCTGGTGTCGGCCTTTCTGGGGCCGGAGCTGACGCGGTTGGCGCAGTGGTTTCCGCAGCTGGGCTTTACCGCCAGTTTTATCGGGTTGTCCGGCTTGTTTGTGCTGGCCGGGCTGGTGCTGTGGCTGACCATGCCCGCTACGCCTGCGGTGGATACGCAACGGCTGGCCAGTGGCCGCTCGTGGCCGGAATTACTACAGCAGCGCGGCCTGCTGCTGGCGATGGCCGCCGGCGCCTGTGGTTACGGCGTAATGGCGTACATTATGACGGCCACCCCGTTAAGCATGACGCAGGGTATGGGCTTCAGTCTGGATGAGGCGCGCTGGGTGATTCAGTCACACATCGTTGCCATGTTTCTGCCGTCGTTAATCAGCGGTCGTCTGATCCGGCGTTTCGGTGGCTGGTGGATGATTGCGCTGGGGCTGGTGCTGATGCTGGTGTGTGTGCTGGTGGCCTGGTGGGATCAGACCTTTGTGCATTACTGGGCCGGGCTGGTGCTGCTGGGGCTGGCCTGGAATCTGTTATTTGTCGCCGGCACGGCGATGCTGGGGCAGTTTCACCAGCCGGAAGAAGCCAGCCGGGTACAGGGCGTGAATGATTTTCTGGTGTTTGGGGCACAGGCTTTTGCCGCCCTGGCGTCCGGTGCCGTGGTGTTGCTGTTTGGCTGGCATGGCCTGCTGCTGAGTGCTTTGCCGCTGCTGCTGTTGCTGGCGGTCATGCTGGTGCGGACGCCGCGTTCAGAAGTGGCTGCTGAGGTTAACGCGTAA
- a CDS encoding TonB-dependent receptor plug domain-containing protein — MSDRPALTAALLALVLTLASAAASAMPQTQGDRAYPQEVYSAADYQVYNPQTLYDLLQRLPGVTLGMQADGLEEIQLHGVDTRYLSLLINGLPVTGTGLNSSLLTRQIPASLVQRIEIDRSGRADLYTGGGGGGTINVILADAYSHSGLQLSLGGPLLSNRESAATQWLNEQGDQALRIAGEHRLERRQWRGSGGDGSSSGNFRQHFREQQKTLLLNYAGLFNERHPVQLYALQIDADEEDQRQGFYPLNALQTSTAGTTIDQQQMLARRSQRFGGDMQLNWEQWHLSLFFLHERFRQQRDLRLLQPAALNQQQNVQDQRFHAGWQLRETRSEHQWSTGLSLQYLQRRSDSEGSGIASSNNERSHLPYDYGYDEYRLSYFLLDRWHLSANTRLEAGFQVDTYELQHDDRAGSGRSEVLSDTHWLPSFHWLHDLSGRNRIRLSISQSTRQPEIADRIPYEYRQDERIWRGNDDLQAEVVSSFDLSYEHNPRLHSSSRNDRNSGYQIRLFQRLIRDAIVLQASRETTGSGPVTVFQPVNTEDSARVYGAELESGLHLPRAGLKLEFGAAFYHSEIRTDEDLPGRERLPGQPEYLLRLGASWQQKEWQHGLLWRLQGDTEQFLRDTQGNLQLQTRSSLQQLDLYTRRHWQHWQAGLNLSLNPSPAVRWEQDQRYLQLEERWYLRVNLSSHF, encoded by the coding sequence GTGTCTGACCGGCCCGCGTTAACCGCTGCGCTGCTGGCGCTGGTTCTGACGCTGGCATCTGCCGCCGCCAGCGCCATGCCCCAGACTCAGGGCGACCGCGCCTATCCGCAGGAGGTGTACTCCGCCGCGGATTATCAGGTGTACAACCCGCAAACCCTGTATGACCTGTTACAGCGCCTGCCCGGCGTCACGCTGGGCATGCAGGCCGACGGGCTGGAAGAAATTCAGCTGCACGGCGTGGATACGCGCTACCTCAGCCTGCTGATCAATGGCCTGCCGGTCACCGGCACCGGCCTCAACAGCAGCCTGCTGACCCGGCAGATTCCCGCCAGCCTGGTGCAGCGCATTGAAATCGACCGCAGCGGCCGCGCCGACCTGTACACCGGTGGCGGCGGTGGCGGCACCATAAACGTGATTCTGGCCGATGCGTATTCCCACAGCGGCCTGCAACTGAGCCTCGGCGGGCCACTGCTGAGCAACCGCGAAAGCGCCGCCACCCAGTGGCTGAACGAACAAGGTGACCAGGCCCTGCGGATAGCCGGCGAACACCGGCTGGAACGACGCCAATGGCGTGGCAGCGGTGGCGATGGCAGCAGCAGCGGCAACTTCCGGCAGCACTTCCGCGAACAGCAGAAAACCCTGCTGCTGAACTACGCCGGTTTGTTCAATGAACGGCACCCGGTGCAGCTTTACGCCCTGCAGATTGACGCCGACGAAGAAGACCAGCGGCAGGGGTTTTATCCGCTCAATGCCCTGCAGACCAGCACGGCCGGCACCACCATTGACCAACAGCAAATGCTGGCACGGCGCAGCCAGCGCTTCGGTGGTGATATGCAGCTGAACTGGGAACAATGGCATCTGTCGTTGTTTTTCCTGCACGAACGTTTTCGCCAGCAACGCGACCTGCGCCTGCTGCAACCCGCCGCCCTTAACCAGCAACAGAATGTGCAGGATCAGCGCTTTCACGCCGGCTGGCAGCTGCGCGAAACCCGCTCCGAGCATCAGTGGAGCACCGGCCTCAGCCTCCAATACCTGCAACGCCGCAGCGACAGCGAGGGCAGCGGTATTGCCAGCAGCAATAACGAACGCAGCCATCTGCCTTACGATTACGGATACGATGAATACCGGTTGAGTTATTTTCTGCTCGACCGCTGGCACCTGTCGGCCAATACGCGGCTGGAAGCCGGCTTTCAGGTGGATACCTACGAACTGCAGCACGATGACCGCGCCGGCAGTGGCCGCTCCGAAGTGCTCAGCGACACCCACTGGCTGCCGTCCTTCCACTGGCTGCATGACCTGAGTGGCCGCAACCGTATCCGCCTGAGCATCAGCCAGAGCACCCGCCAGCCGGAAATTGCCGACCGCATTCCCTACGAATACCGCCAGGATGAACGGATCTGGCGCGGTAATGACGACCTGCAGGCCGAAGTGGTCAGCAGCTTTGACCTGAGTTACGAACACAACCCACGGCTGCACAGCAGCAGCCGCAACGACCGCAACAGCGGTTATCAGATCCGTTTGTTTCAGCGCCTGATCCGCGATGCCATTGTGCTGCAGGCCAGCCGGGAAACCACGGGCAGCGGCCCGGTAACGGTATTTCAGCCGGTGAACACAGAAGACAGCGCGCGGGTCTATGGGGCGGAGCTGGAAAGTGGCCTGCATCTGCCACGCGCCGGGTTGAAGCTGGAATTCGGGGCAGCGTTTTACCATTCCGAAATCCGCACCGATGAAGACTTACCCGGCCGCGAACGCCTGCCCGGGCAGCCGGAATATTTACTGCGGCTGGGGGCCAGCTGGCAGCAAAAGGAGTGGCAACATGGGTTGTTATGGCGTTTGCAGGGCGATACGGAACAATTTCTGCGCGACACCCAGGGCAATCTTCAGCTGCAGACACGCTCATCGCTGCAGCAGCTGGATCTGTACACGCGCCGGCACTGGCAGCACTGGCAAGCCGGCCTGAACCTGAGCCTGAACCCGTCACCGGCGGTGCGCTGGGAACAGGATCAGCGCTATCTGCAGCTGGAAGAACGCTGGTACTTACGCGTTAACCTCAGCAGCCACTTCTGA
- a CDS encoding class I SAM-dependent methyltransferase, with product MSANRYEMLLRHPQLLDQHTLILGAEADLPAGWTALLRNSGARLLSWDWPTVQQHQPLTEPQVRFALPESRDLDGVKRVILLWPKAKPQALALLQLAATEARECWVVGANDAGGKSIGKAVAGLCEQVEKIDSARHCVLWQLHLQPQAPLNWLKTAQSFRFGDQAYLTLPGVFSHGKLDTGTAVLLEHLPAPAYGKLLDLGCGSGVIGLSMKARQPALQVTLADIDAFALHSTRLNSARLGLETEVVASDGLAGISGRYDYIFSNPPFHQGKETDYAFARQLFASAGPHLTRDGQLWLVANAHLPYEDWAAESFSEVQLMAKQQGFKLLCLTGPR from the coding sequence ATGAGCGCCAACCGCTATGAAATGCTGCTGCGTCACCCGCAGCTGCTCGATCAACACACCCTGATTCTGGGCGCCGAAGCCGATTTACCGGCCGGCTGGACCGCCCTGCTGCGCAATTCCGGCGCCCGCCTGCTGAGCTGGGACTGGCCAACAGTGCAACAGCACCAGCCGTTAACCGAACCGCAGGTACGCTTTGCCCTGCCGGAAAGCCGTGATCTGGACGGCGTGAAACGGGTGATTCTGCTGTGGCCGAAAGCCAAACCCCAGGCGCTGGCGCTGTTGCAGCTGGCCGCTACCGAAGCGCGCGAATGCTGGGTGGTGGGTGCCAACGATGCCGGCGGCAAAAGCATCGGCAAGGCCGTAGCCGGCCTGTGTGAACAGGTAGAAAAAATCGACTCCGCCCGCCATTGCGTACTCTGGCAGCTGCACTTACAGCCGCAGGCGCCGCTGAACTGGCTGAAAACCGCACAATCCTTCCGTTTTGGTGACCAGGCCTACCTCACCCTGCCCGGCGTTTTCAGCCACGGCAAACTGGATACCGGCACCGCCGTGCTGTTGGAACATCTGCCGGCCCCGGCTTATGGCAAGCTGCTCGATTTAGGCTGTGGCTCCGGCGTTATTGGCCTGAGCATGAAAGCCCGCCAACCGGCGCTGCAGGTAACCCTGGCCGATATCGACGCCTTTGCCCTGCACAGCACCCGCCTGAACAGTGCCCGGCTGGGGCTGGAAACCGAGGTGGTCGCCAGTGATGGGCTGGCCGGCATCAGCGGCCGCTATGATTATATTTTCAGTAATCCGCCCTTTCATCAGGGCAAAGAAACCGACTATGCCTTTGCCCGCCAGCTGTTCGCCAGCGCCGGCCCGCATTTAACCCGCGATGGCCAGCTGTGGCTGGTCGCCAACGCCCATCTGCCGTATGAAGACTGGGCCGCTGAGTCGTTCAGCGAGGTGCAGTTAATGGCGAAGCAACAGGGATTCAAGTTGCTGTGTCTGACCGGCCCGCGTTAA
- a CDS encoding MerR family transcriptional regulator produces the protein MSHPDSDTQMAYYPIRVVSAETGVNAITLRAWERRYGLITPKRTAKGHRLYTEQDILLIRKVVALLNRGIPISQAQAMLANGEELPDAPVSSRGKPSQWQHYREQLHQAVQDFNNPQLTALFQEVSQFFPLEAALRFLFLPQYRHLQDNVTQTLGMARLRFYAAFLQARLAWRLSEQAEASDSGRPVVLLVNCTWEDDIQQLLLGTLLQQLGLQPMWFSGLLTPQQIGELLQTRHWQAALVQLGKNPTEMQLGQLQRLTQEQSLPLFVYGQPARLQGALLQHGLINLTDDLHDAALTIRDMLLSLEE, from the coding sequence ATGTCACATCCAGACTCCGATACCCAGATGGCGTATTACCCGATCCGTGTTGTCTCTGCCGAGACCGGTGTTAACGCCATTACACTGCGTGCCTGGGAGCGCCGTTACGGGCTGATTACCCCGAAACGCACGGCCAAAGGCCACCGCCTCTATACCGAGCAGGACATTCTGCTGATCCGTAAAGTGGTGGCCCTGCTCAATCGCGGCATCCCAATCTCGCAGGCCCAGGCCATGCTGGCCAACGGTGAAGAACTGCCCGACGCCCCGGTCAGCAGCCGCGGCAAGCCCTCGCAATGGCAGCATTACCGCGAACAACTGCATCAGGCTGTACAGGATTTCAACAATCCGCAGCTGACTGCTTTATTTCAGGAAGTGAGCCAGTTTTTTCCCCTGGAAGCAGCACTGCGCTTTCTGTTTTTACCTCAGTACCGGCATTTGCAGGATAACGTCACCCAGACCCTGGGCATGGCGCGGCTGCGTTTTTACGCCGCCTTTCTGCAGGCCCGGCTGGCCTGGCGGTTAAGTGAACAGGCCGAAGCCAGCGACAGCGGGCGACCGGTGGTACTGCTGGTGAACTGCACCTGGGAAGACGATATTCAGCAACTGCTGCTCGGCACTCTGCTGCAACAACTGGGGCTGCAACCCATGTGGTTCAGCGGCCTGTTAACGCCGCAACAAATCGGTGAACTGCTGCAAACCCGCCACTGGCAGGCGGCGCTGGTACAACTGGGCAAGAACCCCACCGAAATGCAGCTCGGCCAGCTGCAGCGCCTGACTCAGGAACAAAGCCTGCCGCTGTTTGTTTACGGTCAGCCGGCGCGCCTGCAGGGGGCGTTATTGCAACACGGCCTGATCAACCTAACTGACGATCTGCACGACGCAGCGTTAACCATCCGCGATATGCTGCTGAGCCTGGAAGAATGA
- a CDS encoding PAS domain-containing protein, with amino-acid sequence MVTDLYDEQGPISLELLKKAVDASNDGIVISEQEGDDNILIYVNKAFERLTGYSADEILYQDCRFLQAGDRDQAGLTNIRGAISKGNSSRVILRNYRKNGSLFWNELSISPIYNEDDQLTYYIGIQKDVTAQVELEQRALRAEAELAELKAKLQS; translated from the coding sequence ATGGTCACAGACCTGTACGATGAACAGGGTCCGATCAGCCTTGAGCTGCTGAAAAAAGCCGTGGATGCGTCCAACGATGGCATCGTCATTTCCGAACAGGAAGGTGACGACAATATCCTTATTTACGTTAATAAAGCCTTTGAGCGCTTAACCGGCTACAGCGCCGATGAAATTCTGTATCAGGATTGCCGCTTTCTGCAGGCCGGTGACCGTGATCAGGCCGGGCTGACCAATATCCGTGGCGCTATCAGCAAGGGCAACAGCTCGCGCGTGATTCTGCGTAATTACCGCAAAAACGGCAGTCTGTTCTGGAACGAGCTGAGCATTTCGCCTATTTATAATGAAGACGATCAGCTGACCTACTACATCGGTATTCAGAAAGACGTCACCGCGCAGGTGGAGCTGGAACAACGGGCGTTGCGCGCCGAAGCCGAACTGGCCGAGCTGAAAGCCAAACTGCAGTCCTGA
- the ppa gene encoding inorganic diphosphatase has translation MSYNSIPAGKDLPHDFYVAIEIPANHAPIKYEIDKEMDCLLVDRFMATPMFYPANYGYIPHTLADDGDPLDVLVITPYPVQPGSVIRARAVGVLHMEDEAGGDAKLLAVPHQKLTQLYNDVNDINDVPELLREQIKHFFENYKDLEKGKWVKVQGWGNAEEARDLIVKAAAAAK, from the coding sequence ATGAGCTATAACTCCATTCCGGCCGGTAAAGACCTGCCCCACGATTTCTACGTGGCCATTGAAATCCCGGCCAACCACGCGCCGATCAAGTACGAAATCGACAAAGAAATGGACTGCCTGCTAGTTGACCGTTTTATGGCTACCCCGATGTTCTACCCGGCCAACTACGGCTACATCCCGCACACGCTGGCCGACGACGGTGACCCGCTGGACGTACTGGTGATCACTCCGTATCCGGTACAGCCGGGTTCGGTTATCCGTGCCCGCGCCGTGGGCGTGCTGCACATGGAAGACGAAGCCGGTGGCGACGCTAAACTGCTGGCCGTACCGCACCAGAAGCTGACCCAGCTGTACAACGATGTAAACGACATCAACGATGTACCGGAACTGCTGCGCGAGCAGATCAAACACTTCTTCGAGAACTACAAAGACCTCGAAAAAGGCAAGTGGGTAAAAGTTCAGGGTTGGGGCAACGCCGAAGAAGCGCGTGACCTGATCGTGAAAGCTGCGGCCGCTGCCAAATAA
- a CDS encoding TonB-dependent receptor plug domain-containing protein — MRRSLLAFTLPLLAGTVCAQDVPDDFLIQGDDIPVVLTTTRLKQPRAEVPASVTVIEAEQIRSWGARTIPELLRFVPGMVLGHSQSENSDTVVYHASVQNFMRRMQVQVDGRAVYKAAIAQVGWDDIPIALEDIQRIEITRGPSSATYGANAFMAVINIISKAPEDTLGTRLRYRGGNQSVQDALISHSAMTGSGSYRLTGAYYADDGFDGEFAEDGDDQWNDDNRQQFMSGVYQTSLTDRTHWQLRAALNNSHADIGNKDPGLWQKRDTDSVFVQSNLEFDFSANHRSQLQVYWQREERAQRQYECVDTILLDPALFDLYRLNPQGTLALIANPFDSSVLNTSAEAALYNQVLSNAGFPDMTLLGINLDDETCGTVPTNIVDQRVDIEWQDTVIWNDTLRTVSGISYRHDQADSESLFKGQRSNNLVRLFGNVEWRLQPWLLLNAGAMYEQEDINEDAFSPRLALNWLLSPQQSVRAVFSQAVRSPDMLEQQPAWTLTAYNLRSPSTGLTGAASNYLELTEGTYFLSHIAADRGLDQERITSIELGYYHLLPQWRAELDIKLYRDELRDLTSGSLNFETPDVTSDDRMDIQGAEMQLKWQPHHSDWLWLTMAYTDVEATRLSETRISPEKTLTASWHHRGEGWNATLSYLWLDSYANGENLYQRSELYVRKDWQVGRYQFWTGVFWQHQFAQEALGHYTQRYSTPNLYYLQAGLEF; from the coding sequence ATGCGCCGTAGTTTGCTGGCTTTTACCTTGCCGCTGTTGGCAGGTACTGTCTGTGCCCAGGATGTGCCGGATGACTTTCTGATTCAGGGAGATGATATCCCGGTGGTGCTGACCACCACCCGTCTGAAGCAGCCCCGCGCTGAGGTGCCGGCCAGTGTGACGGTTATTGAAGCGGAGCAGATCCGCAGCTGGGGTGCCCGTACCATCCCTGAGTTGCTGCGCTTTGTGCCGGGTATGGTGCTGGGACACAGCCAGAGTGAAAACTCTGACACGGTGGTGTACCACGCATCGGTACAGAACTTTATGCGCCGCATGCAGGTACAGGTGGATGGCCGCGCGGTGTACAAAGCGGCCATTGCGCAGGTGGGCTGGGATGATATTCCCATCGCCCTGGAAGATATTCAGCGCATCGAAATTACCCGTGGCCCCAGCTCGGCCACTTATGGTGCCAACGCCTTTATGGCGGTGATCAACATTATCAGCAAAGCACCGGAAGATACCCTGGGTACCCGGCTGCGTTACCGCGGTGGTAACCAGAGTGTGCAGGATGCCCTGATCAGCCATTCCGCCATGACCGGCAGCGGCAGTTACCGCCTGACCGGCGCCTACTATGCCGATGATGGTTTTGACGGCGAGTTTGCCGAAGACGGCGACGACCAGTGGAATGACGATAACCGCCAGCAGTTTATGTCGGGGGTGTATCAGACCTCGCTGACAGACCGTACCCACTGGCAGCTGCGCGCCGCGCTGAACAACAGCCATGCCGATATCGGTAACAAAGATCCGGGCTTATGGCAGAAGCGCGATACCGATTCAGTCTTTGTGCAAAGCAACCTGGAGTTTGATTTTTCGGCCAACCACCGGTCGCAGCTGCAGGTGTACTGGCAGCGCGAAGAGCGGGCGCAGCGGCAGTATGAATGTGTTGATACGATTTTGCTGGATCCGGCGTTGTTTGATCTGTACCGGTTAAATCCGCAGGGGACGCTGGCACTGATAGCCAATCCGTTTGATTCATCCGTTTTAAACACCAGTGCTGAAGCTGCTCTCTACAATCAGGTTCTTAGTAATGCCGGATTCCCGGATATGACCTTGCTTGGTATCAATCTGGACGACGAAACCTGTGGTACGGTCCCCACCAATATTGTCGATCAGCGTGTGGATATTGAATGGCAGGATACTGTGATCTGGAACGATACCCTGCGTACCGTATCCGGGATCAGCTATCGCCACGATCAGGCCGATTCAGAATCTTTATTCAAAGGCCAGCGCAGCAATAATCTGGTGCGCCTGTTCGGTAATGTGGAGTGGCGGCTGCAGCCCTGGTTGTTGCTGAACGCCGGTGCCATGTATGAGCAGGAAGATATTAACGAAGATGCTTTTTCACCGCGTCTGGCGCTGAACTGGCTGTTGTCACCGCAGCAGAGCGTGCGGGCGGTGTTTTCTCAGGCGGTGCGGTCACCGGATATGCTGGAGCAGCAGCCAGCCTGGACCTTAACGGCCTATAATCTGCGCTCACCCTCTACCGGGCTCACTGGTGCTGCATCCAACTATCTGGAGCTGACGGAAGGCACTTACTTCCTCAGCCATATTGCCGCTGACCGCGGTCTGGATCAGGAGCGTATTACCAGTATTGAGCTGGGCTATTACCACCTGCTGCCACAGTGGCGCGCCGAGCTGGATATCAAACTGTACCGTGATGAACTGCGCGATCTGACCTCCGGCTCGCTCAATTTTGAGACTCCGGACGTCACGTCCGACGACCGGATGGATATTCAGGGGGCGGAAATGCAGCTTAAGTGGCAGCCGCACCATTCTGACTGGTTGTGGCTGACCATGGCTTATACCGATGTCGAAGCCACCCGGTTGTCGGAAACCCGGATCAGCCCGGAAAAAACCCTGACCGCCAGCTGGCATCACCGCGGCGAAGGCTGGAATGCGACCTTGTCGTATCTGTGGCTGGACAGTTACGCCAACGGCGAGAATCTGTATCAGCGTTCTGAGCTCTATGTGCGCAAAGACTGGCAGGTGGGTCGCTATCAGTTCTGGACCGGCGTATTCTGGCAGCATCAGTTTGCACAGGAAGCCCTGGGGCATTACACCCAGCGCTATTCAACCCCGAACCTTTATTACCTGCAGGCAGGACTGGAGTTCTGA